The DNA sequence TCAAATATGGCCAATATTTCTGTAGTACTTGGATCAGCAGCTCTCATTAAACCGTTACCCATTAAATCACTTCATTATATTTTTGATATTACCGTGATGGGTATTGCCACACTATTGCTTGTCTTTCTTGTGGCGAATAAACTCTATACTAAATCTGCTGGTACTATCCTGCTGATCATTCTTGGTCTTTTTCTAGAACATATCATACAAGGTTTCTAGAAAACTACGTTCTCCTTAGGAACATCACTTCCTGAACTGGTCGTCAGTGTTTCTGCAGCTATAAAGGGTAAAGTTGATATGGCGATTGGGAATATTATTGGTTCAAATATGGCCAATATTTCTGTAGTACTTGGATCAGCAGCTCTCATTAAACCGTTACCCATTAAATCACTTCATTATATTTTTGATATTACCGTGATGGGTATTGCCACACTATTGCTTGTCTTTCTTGTGGCGAATAAACTCTATACTAAATCTGCTGGTACTATCCTGCTGATCATTCTTGGTCTTTTTCTAGAACATATCATACAAGGTTTCTAGAAAACTACGTTTTAATGGGTAACGGTTTAATGAGAAGCTGCTGATCCAAGTACTACTATATTGGCCATATTTGAACCAATAATATTCCCAATCATATATCAACTTTTTTTCTGCTTGTTGCTTTTCTGAAAGAACAATATAGTTATGTTTGTATAGCCACTTATATATTTTTGCTGCCATAGGTCCTGCTGTACTTCCACCATGACCGCCATGTTCAATGAGTACCGTGACCACATATTGGGGATCTTCATAGGGTGCATAGGTTGTAATCCAAGCATGCGATCGGTGATAATAGGCAAGTTCAGACTCTTTTAGACGTTTGGCAGTCGACTGGGGAATAGATTGTACCTGTGATGTAGCAGTTTTTCCGGCAACCACAATAGGTAAATTATGCATTGTTTTATATGCGGTTCCTCTTCGAGAGTTACATACATCATACATGCCTTTTTTAATTTCTGAAATAGCATATGGATTCAGAGACATGGGTACAATCTCTGGTACTGTTGCATTACCATCTACCAGTTTTGCAACACGAGGCTTAACTAAATTTCCAGTTGCTATCAGTGCTGTATAGCGTGCAATCTGAATCGGCGTAACCAAATCATACCCCTGACCGATAGAAGCAATGGCTGTTTCACCTTTATACCATGGCTGTCCAAAACGACGCCTCTTCCATGCCTTATCAGGCATAACGCCAATATATTCTCTGGGTAAATCTACACCTGTTTTCACTCCAAGCCCAAAAGAGCGCAGATACTTTGCTGCAGCATCAATACCTACCTTGAGGCTTTTGTCGTAAAAGTAGACATCACAACTCTCCCTAATTGCCTTTCTGAGTGCAACCTTACCATGCCCAAAATGTTTCCAACATCGAAACTTATGGCTACTTTTTCCTATAGTAATATATCCCTTACAGTGATCTGAGTTTTTTAAAATACCAGGATGGGTTTCCTCGAAGGCAAGTGCCATTCCCATTTTAATAGTTGATCCTGGAGGATAGATTCCATGTACAATCTTATTGGAAAAAGGGTGAGAAAAATCTTCCCTTAATGCATGCCAATCTTTAAAACTGATTCCTCCAACAAAAAGGTTTGGGTTGTAAGCGGGGTAACTCACTGCAGCAACAAGTTCTCCTGTAACACGCATTACAATAGCAACACCTGTTTCTTTCTTCTTTTTAAATATATTATGGATCATACGTTGCAAATCAATATCAATGTTCAGTGTTAGATTTTTATTATCTTGTGGTGGTACTTTCTTAAGAACTTCTATTGCTCTATTGGTTGCTGTTACCTTGCTGACAACATAGCCATATTCCCCCTGAAGTACTTTATTGTAATACCGTTCTAAACCTGTTTTTCCTACTTGTCCAACAATACTTACAACCTTATCAATACTGTTTTCTTTTGGATTGGAGCGACCAGTATATCCAACAAGATGAGCAGCATAGTTTCCATATGGATAGTAACGTTTTGTTTCTACTTCAATTTTAATATTAGAATTAAGACTCAACTTTGCATACGCACCCATCATCTTTGCATAAGGAATAAAATCTACGACCTTAATAAACTTGTGATTGTACAGCGAACTATACTTTCTGTAGACTTTGTACAGTAAGATGATATTAAGATCAGGAAATGCTTCAGAGAGTATCTCTCCTACTGTCTCAAGTGCCTTGCTTCCACTCTTTAGGTGTGGTCGTATCGAGATAGAGAATCCTATTTGATTCATTGCAAGTAGCTTTCCGTGCACATCAGAGATACTGC is a window from the Sulfurovum sp. genome containing:
- the mrdA gene encoding penicillin-binding protein 2, with amino-acid sequence MKYQLIFFIFVSVWVTMIARLYHISIKSNYYYEKLAKENVEHKEFIKPIRGSISDVHGKLLAMNQIGFSISIRPHLKSGSKALETVGEILSEAFPDLNIILLYKVYRKYSSLYNHKFIKVVDFIPYAKMMGAYAKLSLNSNIKIEVETKRYYPYGNYAAHLVGYTGRSNPKENSIDKVVSIVGQVGKTGLERYYNKVLQGEYGYVVSKVTATNRAIEVLKKVPPQDNKNLTLNIDIDLQRMIHNIFKKKKETGVAIVMRVTGELVAAVSYPAYNPNLFVGGISFKDWHALREDFSHPFSNKIVHGIYPPGSTIKMGMALAFEETHPGILKNSDHCKGYITIGKSSHKFRCWKHFGHGKVALRKAIRESCDVYFYDKSLKVGIDAAAKYLRSFGLGVKTGVDLPREYIGVMPDKAWKRRRFGQPWYKGETAIASIGQGYDLVTPIQIARYTALIATGNLVKPRVAKLVDGNATVPEIVPMSLNPYAISEIKKGMYDVCNSRRGTAYKTMHNLPIVVAGKTATSQVQSIPQSTAKRLKESELAYYHRSHAWITTYAPYEDPQYVVTVLIEHGGHGGSTAGPMAAKIYKWLYKHNYIVLSEKQQAEKKLIYDWEYYWFKYGQYSSTWISSFSLNRYPLKRSFLETLYDMF